Proteins from one Coturnix japonica isolate 7356 chromosome 5, Coturnix japonica 2.1, whole genome shotgun sequence genomic window:
- the TNKS1BP1 gene encoding 182 kDa tankyrase-1-binding protein isoform X1, whose translation MASQPQSLHPPLPCASGGTGLAAGSSEKGSPRPKPPVRPKPRVLPKPAVPAKPCLPHPPPAPRHSRPELPSAEKINRLAGPQPYSGGGSGVALRRPSFTIKSPETLNGKGLPSPPVFTPEDSCSTPSDEVPPAPSTPSRKGPAPFKVTPVPVATKLERFPGTTVEEILAKMDSKEGSPDRARISPFCSDSSSRFGSKIFTAFRRRPSGEADGDSPGEARQLLQQAEGELGTGGDRCPMVEMSSISSPAGASCAGDPCGLWRPPSPPDLSSLQLGPPGSPRSPACPPPGAPFQPAEPSAAAPGSPDAPPELLAPGSPTMALESPRSPAQPPTEELLATSIQAPGAPSSVAEPWLGASRSPGSPHTPSEGSPTPASPSTLGAPQLSPRATCPPGSPESATQPSPSPSPPPELPARASRPPGSPGGPDDSPVSSRTPEGPDFSPPPSNRDSGLRRSSEGVLRPPPSEGQGMGLLGGSLGALPQPGDQPAEHLLSSESSWSLSQSFEWTFPTRGARGLPSPPRSPIQEAADSGLSEEDESDREGAATGSHGDSGDADGPGFAVTGSWGAEGAPCPGGPVAQQESESSEEEEEEEAELDSTELHIVEPILDPAEPEPPVKATPPDPAPTEADTWEPADEPPASLQGLGGPGQDEGSSKGPDAHADPRWLTELLASPRARASGRDPLKAEEQEGLLGWSRKDLCSEFGIGRSHQAGAFDWSHKAVARQGDWPGEMEQDQKFRTNSSRNNSCGISDMNQQDRAFGAAERDWSSNYKGTELMGDTRLGSSDWSKSHGARESCLQDQDFSKPTWGTGYGLDSAGSREEVSSGKAEWGSPYSVGHGQQQDKELSSRQPGWAGKYGSGDLEAHGEDASPVWSTEYGTGDADIKDREVTPSDWASKYSSRDAETKDKDFTLGWAGRSSTGDAGTPDKEFCSSRSAWDSKYSTRDMDSQDREFSPSRPAWSGEYSTQDMESQDREFSPSRPAEASEYSSRDMEIQDREFSPSRPACAEEHSTSDMESQDGEFSTSRPTWHSEYSSRDMESQDREFSPSRPACTDEYSTSNTETQDRDLNPSRLTWHSEYSSRDMESQDREFSPSRPACTDEYSTRDMETQDREFSPSRLAEASEYSTRDVETQDRELKSNKPAWDDGYITKNMESQDREFGPSRSVWASDYGSVNTTKGEFSSSRLSWAGECSIGQTELANAFGVGKDLPGLCAPSRPGHESSWGSTDQSESGTKDWAEELRLGGAEHQNQFGIIGTERVSDSSSTAVSADSLMSWADKMRSEVPQESRQPLEDWHSDLSFSTSGVTGKADEGEPNQMAWDEGLTAVGSSAQPQQAKVEEPGWSQDLEEAGWSEELREAEARRQEWASAFGARCAARSQDFSAGEQSLGGDDGSADRSPENIHLSDSSPPLGDDAVAEPAAAEPLWGESAAPLPRTDPMEQQDLPELAAAPLPPEAAGETLETVSEETPSDHPDGKRPVSWEEKRLSASASQPEGLLDLSGQDFTFLEDTEVLDSTMYRSKANLGRKRRHRAPVLRLGATSEGDSWIFQDSTEPRPARAAASSDEEAAEEPKSRRVRASPSGKGVKVPLFPGLTTSALKAKLRGRNRSVEEGASPMDSKATPTKDPHVQRSKSCKIPGLSGKPLVLPPKPEKSSGSDASPPHWLQALKLKKKKS comes from the exons ATGGCCTCCCAGCCCCAGTCCCTGCACCCcccactgccctgtgcctcCGGGGGGACCGGACTGGCGGCTGGCAGCTCTGAGAAAG GCAGTCCTCGCCCCAAGCCTCCTGTCCGGCCCAAGCCCCGTGTGCTGCCCAAGCCAGCCGTGCCTGCCAAACCCTGCCTGCCTCACCCCCCACCAGCACCACGGCATTCTCGTCCTGAGCTGCCCTCCGCAGAGAAGATAAACCGCCTGGCAGGCCCCCAGCCGTACAGTGGGGGTGGCTCTGGGGTGGCCCTCAGACGCCCCTCTTTCACCATCAAGTCACCTGAGACCCTCAACGGGAAGGGGCTCCCATCCCCACCAGTTTTCACTCCTGAGGACTCGTGTTCAACCCCCAGTGATGAGGTGCCCCCGGCCCCATCGACGCCTTCCCGCAAAGGTCCAGCTCCCTTTAAGGTGACACCAGTGCCTGTGGCAACCAAGCTGGAGCGATTTCCAGGCACCACCGTGGAGGAGATTCTGGCCAAAATGGACAGCAAGGAGGGAAGCCCTGACCGGGCCCGCATCTCTCCCTTTTGCTCCGATTCTTCTTCTCGCTTTGGCTCCAAGATCTTCACCGCCTTCCGGAGACGCCCTAGTGGGGAGGCAGATGGAGACTCCCCTGGTGAAGCCCgccagctgctccagcaggctgagggagagcTGGGGACAGGGGGTGACAGATGCCCGATGGTTGAGATGAG cagcatctcctcccCAGCTGGCGCGAGCTGTGCCGGGGACCCCTGTGGACTCTGGAGGCCACCATCTCCCCCTGAC ctctcctctctCCAGCTGGGACCCCCTGGCTCCCCAAGATCCCCTGCTTGCCCACCCCCAGgagctcctttccagcctgCTGAGCCTTCTGCTGCAGCCCCCGGTTCCCCTGATGCCCCTCCAGAACTGCTGGCCCCTGGCTCCCCGACCATGGCTCTTGAATCCCCCAGATCTCCAGCTCAGCCTCCAACTGAGGAGCTCTTGGCCACTTCCATCCAGGCTCCAGGTGCTCCCTCATCTGTGGCTGAGCCCTGGCTTGGTGCCTCCCGCTCCCCGGGCTCCCCACACACCCCCAGTGAGGGATCTCCCACTCCTGCCAGCCCCTCCACACTGGGCGCACCCCAGCTGTCCCCAAGAGCCACCTGCCCCCCTGGCTCTCCTGAGTCTGCCACCCAGCCATCACCTTCCCCGAGCCCGCCCCCTGAGCTCCCTGCTAGAGCTTCTCGCCCTCCTGGCTCccctgggggtcctgatgaCTCCCCCGTGTCCTCTCGGACTCCTGAAGGTCCTGATTTCAGCCCTCCTCCCTCTAACAGAGACTCGGGGCTGCGGCGCTCATCAGAGGGGGTGCTGCGGCCCCCTCCCAGTGAAGGGCAGGGCATGGGGTTGCTTGGGGGCTCACTGGGTGCCCTGCCCCAGCCCGGGGACCAGCCAGCAGAGCACTTGCTGAGCAGCGAGTCCAGCTGGAGCCTTTCCCAGTCCTTTGAATGGACATTCCCCACACGGGGGGCAAGGGGGCTGCCATCCCCACCCAGATCCCCCATCCAGGAGGCAGCTGACTCTGGGCTGTCTGAAGAAGATGAGTCGGACAGGGAGGGTGCAGCTACTGGATCCCATGGGGACAGCGGGGACGCAGATGGGCCTGGCTTTGCAGTGACAGGCAGCTGGGGAGCTGAGGGGGCTCCGTGCCCAGGGGGTCCTGTGGCTCAGCAAGAATCTGAGAGCTcggaagaggaggaggaagaagaggcagagctggacaGCACCGAGCTCCACATAGTGGAGCCCATCTTGGACCCAGCTGAACCTGAGCCCCCTGTCAAGGCTACCCCACCAGATCCAGCCCCCACTGAAGCTGACACCTGGGAGCCAGCAGATGAGCCTCCTGCAAGCCTGCAGGGCCTTGGAGGGCCAGGCCAGGATGAAGGCTCCTCAAAGGGCCCCGATGCCCACGCTGACCCACGCTggctgacagagctgctggcatCACCCAGGGCCCGTGCATCAGGACGTGACCCTCTGAAGGCTGAGGAACAGGAG GGTCTGCTTGGCTGGTCACGGAAGGACCTGTGCAGTGAATTCGGTATTGGGAGATCTCATCAGGCTGGTGCTTTTGACTGGAGCCATAAGGCTGTGGCCAGACAGGGGGACTGGCCTGGTGAGATGGAGCAGGATCAAAAGTTCAGGACCAACTCAAGCAGGAACAACAGTTGTGGCATCAGTGATATGAACCAGCAGGATAGAGCCTTTGGTGCTGCTGAGAGGGACTGGAGCAGCAATTACAAAGGGACAGAACTGATGGGTGATACGAGGCTTGGCAGCAGTGACTGGTCCAAATCTCACGGTGCGAGGGAAAGCTGCCTGCAGGATCAAGACTTCAGCAAACCTACATGGGGTACTGGGTATGGCTTGgacagtgcaggcagcagagaggaggTCAGCTCCGGGAAGGCTGAATGGGGCAGTCCCTACAGTGTGGGACAtggccagcagcaggacaaagAGCTGAGCTCCAGACAGCCTGGCTGGGCTGGCAAGTATGGCTCTGGGGACCTGGAGGCCCATGGTGAGGATGCTTCACCTGTGTGGTCTACTGAGTATGGAACCGGTGATGCAGACATCAAGGACAGGGAGGTCACCCCTAGTGACTGGGCCAGTAAATACAGTAGCAGGGATGCTGAGACCAAGGACAAGGATTTTACTCTAGGCTGGGCTGGCAGATCCAGCACTGGGGACGCTGGGACCCCGGACAAGGAGTTCTGCTCCAGCAGATCAGCCTGGGACAGCAAATACAGTACCAGAGACATGGACAGCCAGGACAGGGAATTCAGCCCCAGCAGACCAGCCTGGTCTGGTGAATACAGCACCCAAGACATGGAGAGCCAAGACAGAGAGTTCAGCCCCAGCAGACCGGCTGAGGCCAGCGAATACAGCAGCAGGGACATGGAGATCCAGGACAGGGAGTTCAGCCCCAGCAGGCCAGCCTGTGCTGAAGAACACAGTACCAGTGATATGGAGAGCCAGGATGGGGAGTTCAGCACCAGCAGACCTACCTGGCACAGTGAGTACAGCAGCAGGGACATGGAGAGCCAGGACAGGGAGTTCAGCCCCAGCAGACCAGCCTGCACTGATGAATACAGCACCAGCAACACAGAGACCCAGGACAGGGATCTCAATCCCAGCAGACTCACCTGGCACAGTGAGTACAGCAGCAGGGACATGGAGAGCCAGGACAGGGAGTTCAGCCCCAGCAGACCAGCGTGTACTGATGAATACAGCACCAGGGATATGGAAACCCAGGACAGGGAGTTCAGCCCCAGCAGACTGGCTGAAGCCAGTGAATACAGCACCAGAGATGTGGAGACCCAAGACAGGGAGCTCAAATCCAACAAACCAGCCTGGGATGATGGATACATCACCAAGAACATGGAGAGCCAGGACAGGGAGTTCGGCCCCAGCAGGTCAGTCTGGGCCAGCGATTATGGCTCTGTGAACACCACAAAGGGAGAGTTTAGTTCTagcaggctgagctgggctggtgAATGCAGCATTGGCCAGACTGAACTGGCTAATGCTTTTGGTGTTGGAAAAGACTTGCCTGGCTTGTGTGCCCCCAGTCGCCCAGGCCATGAGTCCAGCTGGGGCAGCACTGACCAGTCGGAGAGTGGCACCAAGGACTGGGCTGAAGAGCTGCGCCTTGGAGGAGCTGAACACCAAAATCAGTTTGGCATCATTGGGACAGAGCGAGTGTCAGattcctccagcactgcagtgtcAGCGGACAGCCTGATGTCCTGGGCAGACAAGATGAGGTCTGAGGTCCCGCAAGAGTCCCGGCAGCCCCTGGAAGACTGGCACAGTGATCTCTCCTTCAGCACCTCAGGTGTTACTGGTAAAGCTGATGAGGGTGAACCAAACCAAATGGCCTGGGATGAGGGCCTGACAGCtgtgggcagctctgcccagccccagcaggcCAAGGTGGAGGAACCAGGCTGGAGCCAGGACCTAGAGGAAGCTGGCTGGAGTGAGGAGCTGCGTGAGGCTGAGGCCAGGCGCCAAGAGTGGGCCAGTGCCTTTGGGGCCCGCTGTGCCGCCAGAAGCCAGGACTTCagtgctggggagcagagccTGGGAGGTGATGACGGTTCAGCAGACAG GAGCCCTGAAAACATCCATCTCTCAGACTCCAGCCCACCACTGGGTGATGATGCTGTGGctgagcctgcagctgctgagccccTCTGGGGTGAATCGGCTGCCCCGCTGCCGAGAACAGATCCCATGGAGCAACAGGACCTTCctgagctggctgctgcccCTTTGCCACCAGAGGCTGCTGGTGAGACTCTAGAAACAGTGAGCGAAGAGACCCCTTCGGACCACCCAGATGGGAAGAGACCGGtgagctgggaagaaaagaggctCTCTGCAAGTGCCTCGCAGCCCGAGGGACTTCTGGACCTCTCTGGTCAGGATTTCACCTTTCTTGAG
- the TNKS1BP1 gene encoding 182 kDa tankyrase-1-binding protein isoform X2, giving the protein MASQPQSLHPPLPCASGGTGLAAGSSEKGSPRPKPPVRPKPRVLPKPAVPAKPCLPHPPPAPRHSRPELPSAEKINRLAGPQPYSGGGSGVALRRPSFTIKSPETLNGKGLPSPPVFTPEDSCSTPSDEVPPAPSTPSRKGPAPFKVTPVPVATKLERFPGTTVEEILAKMDSKEGSPDRARISPFCSDSSSRFGSKIFTAFRRRPSGEADGDSPGEARQLLQQAEGELGTGGDRCPMVEMSISSPAGASCAGDPCGLWRPPSPPDLSSLQLGPPGSPRSPACPPPGAPFQPAEPSAAAPGSPDAPPELLAPGSPTMALESPRSPAQPPTEELLATSIQAPGAPSSVAEPWLGASRSPGSPHTPSEGSPTPASPSTLGAPQLSPRATCPPGSPESATQPSPSPSPPPELPARASRPPGSPGGPDDSPVSSRTPEGPDFSPPPSNRDSGLRRSSEGVLRPPPSEGQGMGLLGGSLGALPQPGDQPAEHLLSSESSWSLSQSFEWTFPTRGARGLPSPPRSPIQEAADSGLSEEDESDREGAATGSHGDSGDADGPGFAVTGSWGAEGAPCPGGPVAQQESESSEEEEEEEAELDSTELHIVEPILDPAEPEPPVKATPPDPAPTEADTWEPADEPPASLQGLGGPGQDEGSSKGPDAHADPRWLTELLASPRARASGRDPLKAEEQEGLLGWSRKDLCSEFGIGRSHQAGAFDWSHKAVARQGDWPGEMEQDQKFRTNSSRNNSCGISDMNQQDRAFGAAERDWSSNYKGTELMGDTRLGSSDWSKSHGARESCLQDQDFSKPTWGTGYGLDSAGSREEVSSGKAEWGSPYSVGHGQQQDKELSSRQPGWAGKYGSGDLEAHGEDASPVWSTEYGTGDADIKDREVTPSDWASKYSSRDAETKDKDFTLGWAGRSSTGDAGTPDKEFCSSRSAWDSKYSTRDMDSQDREFSPSRPAWSGEYSTQDMESQDREFSPSRPAEASEYSSRDMEIQDREFSPSRPACAEEHSTSDMESQDGEFSTSRPTWHSEYSSRDMESQDREFSPSRPACTDEYSTSNTETQDRDLNPSRLTWHSEYSSRDMESQDREFSPSRPACTDEYSTRDMETQDREFSPSRLAEASEYSTRDVETQDRELKSNKPAWDDGYITKNMESQDREFGPSRSVWASDYGSVNTTKGEFSSSRLSWAGECSIGQTELANAFGVGKDLPGLCAPSRPGHESSWGSTDQSESGTKDWAEELRLGGAEHQNQFGIIGTERVSDSSSTAVSADSLMSWADKMRSEVPQESRQPLEDWHSDLSFSTSGVTGKADEGEPNQMAWDEGLTAVGSSAQPQQAKVEEPGWSQDLEEAGWSEELREAEARRQEWASAFGARCAARSQDFSAGEQSLGGDDGSADRSPENIHLSDSSPPLGDDAVAEPAAAEPLWGESAAPLPRTDPMEQQDLPELAAAPLPPEAAGETLETVSEETPSDHPDGKRPVSWEEKRLSASASQPEGLLDLSGQDFTFLEDTEVLDSTMYRSKANLGRKRRHRAPVLRLGATSEGDSWIFQDSTEPRPARAAASSDEEAAEEPKSRRVRASPSGKGVKVPLFPGLTTSALKAKLRGRNRSVEEGASPMDSKATPTKDPHVQRSKSCKIPGLSGKPLVLPPKPEKSSGSDASPPHWLQALKLKKKKS; this is encoded by the exons ATGGCCTCCCAGCCCCAGTCCCTGCACCCcccactgccctgtgcctcCGGGGGGACCGGACTGGCGGCTGGCAGCTCTGAGAAAG GCAGTCCTCGCCCCAAGCCTCCTGTCCGGCCCAAGCCCCGTGTGCTGCCCAAGCCAGCCGTGCCTGCCAAACCCTGCCTGCCTCACCCCCCACCAGCACCACGGCATTCTCGTCCTGAGCTGCCCTCCGCAGAGAAGATAAACCGCCTGGCAGGCCCCCAGCCGTACAGTGGGGGTGGCTCTGGGGTGGCCCTCAGACGCCCCTCTTTCACCATCAAGTCACCTGAGACCCTCAACGGGAAGGGGCTCCCATCCCCACCAGTTTTCACTCCTGAGGACTCGTGTTCAACCCCCAGTGATGAGGTGCCCCCGGCCCCATCGACGCCTTCCCGCAAAGGTCCAGCTCCCTTTAAGGTGACACCAGTGCCTGTGGCAACCAAGCTGGAGCGATTTCCAGGCACCACCGTGGAGGAGATTCTGGCCAAAATGGACAGCAAGGAGGGAAGCCCTGACCGGGCCCGCATCTCTCCCTTTTGCTCCGATTCTTCTTCTCGCTTTGGCTCCAAGATCTTCACCGCCTTCCGGAGACGCCCTAGTGGGGAGGCAGATGGAGACTCCCCTGGTGAAGCCCgccagctgctccagcaggctgagggagagcTGGGGACAGGGGGTGACAGATGCCCGATGGTTGAGATGAG catctcctcccCAGCTGGCGCGAGCTGTGCCGGGGACCCCTGTGGACTCTGGAGGCCACCATCTCCCCCTGAC ctctcctctctCCAGCTGGGACCCCCTGGCTCCCCAAGATCCCCTGCTTGCCCACCCCCAGgagctcctttccagcctgCTGAGCCTTCTGCTGCAGCCCCCGGTTCCCCTGATGCCCCTCCAGAACTGCTGGCCCCTGGCTCCCCGACCATGGCTCTTGAATCCCCCAGATCTCCAGCTCAGCCTCCAACTGAGGAGCTCTTGGCCACTTCCATCCAGGCTCCAGGTGCTCCCTCATCTGTGGCTGAGCCCTGGCTTGGTGCCTCCCGCTCCCCGGGCTCCCCACACACCCCCAGTGAGGGATCTCCCACTCCTGCCAGCCCCTCCACACTGGGCGCACCCCAGCTGTCCCCAAGAGCCACCTGCCCCCCTGGCTCTCCTGAGTCTGCCACCCAGCCATCACCTTCCCCGAGCCCGCCCCCTGAGCTCCCTGCTAGAGCTTCTCGCCCTCCTGGCTCccctgggggtcctgatgaCTCCCCCGTGTCCTCTCGGACTCCTGAAGGTCCTGATTTCAGCCCTCCTCCCTCTAACAGAGACTCGGGGCTGCGGCGCTCATCAGAGGGGGTGCTGCGGCCCCCTCCCAGTGAAGGGCAGGGCATGGGGTTGCTTGGGGGCTCACTGGGTGCCCTGCCCCAGCCCGGGGACCAGCCAGCAGAGCACTTGCTGAGCAGCGAGTCCAGCTGGAGCCTTTCCCAGTCCTTTGAATGGACATTCCCCACACGGGGGGCAAGGGGGCTGCCATCCCCACCCAGATCCCCCATCCAGGAGGCAGCTGACTCTGGGCTGTCTGAAGAAGATGAGTCGGACAGGGAGGGTGCAGCTACTGGATCCCATGGGGACAGCGGGGACGCAGATGGGCCTGGCTTTGCAGTGACAGGCAGCTGGGGAGCTGAGGGGGCTCCGTGCCCAGGGGGTCCTGTGGCTCAGCAAGAATCTGAGAGCTcggaagaggaggaggaagaagaggcagagctggacaGCACCGAGCTCCACATAGTGGAGCCCATCTTGGACCCAGCTGAACCTGAGCCCCCTGTCAAGGCTACCCCACCAGATCCAGCCCCCACTGAAGCTGACACCTGGGAGCCAGCAGATGAGCCTCCTGCAAGCCTGCAGGGCCTTGGAGGGCCAGGCCAGGATGAAGGCTCCTCAAAGGGCCCCGATGCCCACGCTGACCCACGCTggctgacagagctgctggcatCACCCAGGGCCCGTGCATCAGGACGTGACCCTCTGAAGGCTGAGGAACAGGAG GGTCTGCTTGGCTGGTCACGGAAGGACCTGTGCAGTGAATTCGGTATTGGGAGATCTCATCAGGCTGGTGCTTTTGACTGGAGCCATAAGGCTGTGGCCAGACAGGGGGACTGGCCTGGTGAGATGGAGCAGGATCAAAAGTTCAGGACCAACTCAAGCAGGAACAACAGTTGTGGCATCAGTGATATGAACCAGCAGGATAGAGCCTTTGGTGCTGCTGAGAGGGACTGGAGCAGCAATTACAAAGGGACAGAACTGATGGGTGATACGAGGCTTGGCAGCAGTGACTGGTCCAAATCTCACGGTGCGAGGGAAAGCTGCCTGCAGGATCAAGACTTCAGCAAACCTACATGGGGTACTGGGTATGGCTTGgacagtgcaggcagcagagaggaggTCAGCTCCGGGAAGGCTGAATGGGGCAGTCCCTACAGTGTGGGACAtggccagcagcaggacaaagAGCTGAGCTCCAGACAGCCTGGCTGGGCTGGCAAGTATGGCTCTGGGGACCTGGAGGCCCATGGTGAGGATGCTTCACCTGTGTGGTCTACTGAGTATGGAACCGGTGATGCAGACATCAAGGACAGGGAGGTCACCCCTAGTGACTGGGCCAGTAAATACAGTAGCAGGGATGCTGAGACCAAGGACAAGGATTTTACTCTAGGCTGGGCTGGCAGATCCAGCACTGGGGACGCTGGGACCCCGGACAAGGAGTTCTGCTCCAGCAGATCAGCCTGGGACAGCAAATACAGTACCAGAGACATGGACAGCCAGGACAGGGAATTCAGCCCCAGCAGACCAGCCTGGTCTGGTGAATACAGCACCCAAGACATGGAGAGCCAAGACAGAGAGTTCAGCCCCAGCAGACCGGCTGAGGCCAGCGAATACAGCAGCAGGGACATGGAGATCCAGGACAGGGAGTTCAGCCCCAGCAGGCCAGCCTGTGCTGAAGAACACAGTACCAGTGATATGGAGAGCCAGGATGGGGAGTTCAGCACCAGCAGACCTACCTGGCACAGTGAGTACAGCAGCAGGGACATGGAGAGCCAGGACAGGGAGTTCAGCCCCAGCAGACCAGCCTGCACTGATGAATACAGCACCAGCAACACAGAGACCCAGGACAGGGATCTCAATCCCAGCAGACTCACCTGGCACAGTGAGTACAGCAGCAGGGACATGGAGAGCCAGGACAGGGAGTTCAGCCCCAGCAGACCAGCGTGTACTGATGAATACAGCACCAGGGATATGGAAACCCAGGACAGGGAGTTCAGCCCCAGCAGACTGGCTGAAGCCAGTGAATACAGCACCAGAGATGTGGAGACCCAAGACAGGGAGCTCAAATCCAACAAACCAGCCTGGGATGATGGATACATCACCAAGAACATGGAGAGCCAGGACAGGGAGTTCGGCCCCAGCAGGTCAGTCTGGGCCAGCGATTATGGCTCTGTGAACACCACAAAGGGAGAGTTTAGTTCTagcaggctgagctgggctggtgAATGCAGCATTGGCCAGACTGAACTGGCTAATGCTTTTGGTGTTGGAAAAGACTTGCCTGGCTTGTGTGCCCCCAGTCGCCCAGGCCATGAGTCCAGCTGGGGCAGCACTGACCAGTCGGAGAGTGGCACCAAGGACTGGGCTGAAGAGCTGCGCCTTGGAGGAGCTGAACACCAAAATCAGTTTGGCATCATTGGGACAGAGCGAGTGTCAGattcctccagcactgcagtgtcAGCGGACAGCCTGATGTCCTGGGCAGACAAGATGAGGTCTGAGGTCCCGCAAGAGTCCCGGCAGCCCCTGGAAGACTGGCACAGTGATCTCTCCTTCAGCACCTCAGGTGTTACTGGTAAAGCTGATGAGGGTGAACCAAACCAAATGGCCTGGGATGAGGGCCTGACAGCtgtgggcagctctgcccagccccagcaggcCAAGGTGGAGGAACCAGGCTGGAGCCAGGACCTAGAGGAAGCTGGCTGGAGTGAGGAGCTGCGTGAGGCTGAGGCCAGGCGCCAAGAGTGGGCCAGTGCCTTTGGGGCCCGCTGTGCCGCCAGAAGCCAGGACTTCagtgctggggagcagagccTGGGAGGTGATGACGGTTCAGCAGACAG GAGCCCTGAAAACATCCATCTCTCAGACTCCAGCCCACCACTGGGTGATGATGCTGTGGctgagcctgcagctgctgagccccTCTGGGGTGAATCGGCTGCCCCGCTGCCGAGAACAGATCCCATGGAGCAACAGGACCTTCctgagctggctgctgcccCTTTGCCACCAGAGGCTGCTGGTGAGACTCTAGAAACAGTGAGCGAAGAGACCCCTTCGGACCACCCAGATGGGAAGAGACCGGtgagctgggaagaaaagaggctCTCTGCAAGTGCCTCGCAGCCCGAGGGACTTCTGGACCTCTCTGGTCAGGATTTCACCTTTCTTGAG